In the genome of Indicator indicator isolate 239-I01 chromosome 8, UM_Iind_1.1, whole genome shotgun sequence, one region contains:
- the ING2 gene encoding inhibitor of growth protein 2 has protein sequence MCCWRGGMMLAGPQLVAGPAAPGGERARLLSLYVQDYLECVESLPLDIQRNASLLREMDTQCQEALKEIDDVYEKYKSENDPVQKKRLQQHLQRALINSQELGDEKIQIVTQMLELVENRARQMETHSQCFQDLSENEKPLEKAKMESCQPERSSRRPRRQRTSESRDLCHIANGIDDCDDQPPKEKRSKSSKKKKRSKAKQEREVSPVEFAIDPNEPTYCLCNQVSYGEMIGCDNEQCPIEWFHFSCVGLTYKPKGKWYCPKCRGDNEKTMDKCTDKSKKDRRSR, from the exons ATGTGCTGCTGGCGCGGGGGGATGATGCTGGCGGGGCCGCAGCTGGTGGCGGGGCCGGCGGCGCCGGGCGGCGAGCGGGCCCGGCTGCTTTCGCTCTACGTGCAGGACTACCTGGAGTGCGTGGAGTCGCTGCCGCTGGACATCCAGCGCAACGCCTCGCTGCTGCGGGAGATGGACACGCAGTGCCAAG AAGCATTAAAAGAAATAGATGATGTCTATGAAAAATATAAGTCAGAAAATGATCCAGTTCAGAAGAAACGCttgcagcagcatcttcagcGTGCATTAATCAACAGTCAAGAACTTGGAGATGAAAAAATCCAAATAGTTACTCAGATGCTAGAACTGGTAGAGAATAGAGCCCGGCAGATGGAAACACACTCTCAGTGTTTTCAAGATCTGTCTGAGAACGAAAAGCCTCTAGAAAAGGCAAAGATGGAGTCCTGCCAGCCAGAGAGATCTTCACGTAGACCTCGTCGCCAGCGAACCAGCGAAAGCCGTGATCTGTGCCATATAGCAAATGGTATTGATGACTGCGATGATCAGCCACCTAAAGAAAAGAGATCTAAATCTTCCAAGAAGAAAAAACGTTCCAAAGCCAAACAAGAGAGAGAGGTTTCACCTGTAGAATTTGCAATTGATCCTAATGAACCAACTTACTGCTTATGCAACCAAGTGTCTTATGGTGAAATGATAGGATGTGATAATGAACAGTGTCCCATTGAGTGGTTCCACTTTTCGTGTGTTGGACTCACCTACAAACCAAAGGGGAAATGGTATTGCCCCAAGTGCAGAGGAGACAATGAGAAAACGATGGACAAATGTACTGACAAATCAAAAAAGGATAGAAGATCGAGGTAG